In Odocoileus virginianus isolate 20LAN1187 ecotype Illinois chromosome X, Ovbor_1.2, whole genome shotgun sequence, the genomic window tcttgggctccaaaatcactgcagacagtgactacagccattaaattaaaatatgtttgctcctttaaaggaaagctatgacaaacgtagacagtgtattaaaaagcagacatcactttgccgacaaaggtccatatagtcaaagttatggttttcccattagtcatgtatggatgtgagaaatagaccataaagaaggctgaacacagaagaattgatgcttttgaactgtggtgttggagaagactcttgagattcctttggactgcaaggagatcaaagcagtcaatcctaaagggaatcagttccgaatattcatttgaaggactgatgctgaagctccagtacttcggccacctattgtgaagagctgactcattgaaaaagaccctgatgctgggaaagattgaaggcaggagaagaaggggataacagagaacaagatgattggatggtataaccaactcaatggacatgagtttcagcaggctccaggagatggggagggatggggaagcctggagtgctgaagtccatggggtcgcaaagagtcagacacaactgagtgactgaacgagaACAATCCTCAAAATTCAAAAGGTGatgtgtttagttgctgagtcatgtctgactcttttcaatcccgaggattgtagcccaccaggctcctctgtccattggattctccagacaagactactggagtgggtaaccattcccttctccagggtatcttcctgatccagggtgtGGTATtgttacatttataaattaaagttTGATTTTATAAGTTAATAAGGAAATATGATTCCTATTAGAAAAACTGGCTTCAAATTTTGTTGATTGCAAGTGATCTTTAAAAGGAGGACATTCTGTGCTCTGATCTAAATATCTTGTAGCGATTTCAGTTCCTTTTGGGAGaagttgagaattttttttttctggagttgtgTGATGAGAGATAAAATTACCTTTAGTCACAAACAAGTTAGAACAAAAATATGACCTCtgtttatgcatgtgtgtatatgtgtgtggggatataaatataaagatttgactatatgaatttttttttattttgcattttgatttccattaaaaagactttttctttagattttgtatttttgatgCTTCTGCTCCGTGAGTCTTTTTAGTGTAGTTccatgaagaaatatttattgattgtgCTCTGCAGCTCAGAAATGTTTACTAAGTTTTAAATTTGGGTCAATTACTATAGATGTGTGAATTAAGGTTCTAAAAGAAATCCATATCAGGGAAGAAAcccaaaaatattaattttattgttttgaagCCTTGTAGGAACTATTAGGAGACAAAATAAGTGTATTATCTCCAAGATTCCTTAGTATTACATGTTAAGGGCTAATGAATGGTACAGGTATATTTCAAACTTATTATAAAAGCAGGCTTAGCTCTTCTTACATCTTCCTCAGTTTCTATTCTAAATGATGAAAATTGAGGCATAGAGGCTTAAAACATTCTCAAGGTAAGATTCATTTCTGTTAGCTGTGTGGTGCTTATTAAGACAGGAATTAGACTCAGGTCATTTGGGATGACTTTCAACAAGGGCTAAAATTAAGAGAGGTTTGTAGATACTTTTCAGTTAATTGCCCCTTTTATTATTGATATGCATCAGCTAGCTTTTCTTCTACATGATTAGATGtaatttcagaggaaaaataaaagtcaggtTGATAAAAGGATCTGTTAACTGAAAGCTCTTCAGTCCTCTTATGAGACATCACTGAGAACACACTAATAAAGAGGGAAAAACCACATATGTTCTGGAAAGCCACAAATATTGATCCATGTATGAATTCATTTCTACTAGTTCGTTAACACTCTtattgaatttgaaaaataaaaacaacaaaagctgTTTGTTCAACAACATAATTTCTTGTCCTTTGGGTCCTAGATTAAGAAAAAACAGCAAGATGTGCTTGGTTTCTTAGAAGCTAACAAAATAGGATTTGAAGAAAAAGATATTGCAGCCAATGAAGAGAATCGGAAGTGGATGAGAGAAAATGTACCTGAAAACAATCGACCAGCCACAGGATATCCCCTGCCACCTCAGATTTTCAATGAAAGCCAGTACCGTGGGGTAAGGAAccaattaaaattcttatttttttttttttcaaatggattGCCTCAAACCCATTCTCTTTCTTTTACTCCCACTCCAAATCTCCATACAGTCATTCATCCTGCTTATCCTTTGCATCCATCCTAGACATCTGGGGTGTTTTATCTTCtcagttccagttcagttcagtcactcagtaatgtccaactctttgcaaccccaagaactgcagcatgccaggcctccctgtccattgccaactcccggagtttactcaaactcatgtcccttgagtcagtgatgccatctggccatctcatcctctgtcggccccctctcttcctgccttcaatctttcccagcatcaggatcttttcaaatgaatcagttcttcacatcaggtggctaaattgttggagtttcagctttaccatccatccttccaatgaatgttcaggactgatttcctttaggatggactggttggctctccttgctgtccaagggactcttaagagtcttctccagtaccacagttcaaaagcatcaattcttcagtgctcacctttccttatagtccacctttcacatccatacataactactggaaaaactattgctttgactagacggacctttgttggcaaagtaatgtctctgctttttaatatgctgtctaggttgcttgtagcttttcttccaaggagcaagcgtcttttaatttcatggctgcagtaaccatctgcagtgattttggagcccgctccccaaaaaagaaataaagtctgtcac contains:
- the SH3BGRL gene encoding adapter SH3BGRL isoform X1, whose translation is MVIRVYIASSSGSMAVRKIKKKQQDVLGFLEANKIGFEEKDIAANEENRKWMRENVPENNRPATGYPLPPQIFNESQYRGDYDAFFEARENNAVYAFLGLTAPPGSKEAEAQAKQQA
- the SH3BGRL gene encoding adapter SH3BGRL isoform X2 produces the protein MVIRVYIASSSGSMAIKKKQQDVLGFLEANKIGFEEKDIAANEENRKWMRENVPENNRPATGYPLPPQIFNESQYRGDYDAFFEARENNAVYAFLGLTAPPGSKEAEAQAKQQA